GTGGAAATAGTCCTCCTCCGTCCCGTCATTGAAGAGCAGTTTCCACTCAGGATATTCACAAAAAATTGAGACCACTTGGACGAGGGCTGATGGATCAATATTTTTCTGCCACAAAATGTTTCCGGTGACCGGATTACAAATCTGCGTTCCGGCAGAGATAATACAGGGATCCGTCAACCCGAGTGCTTGGAGCACTGGCTTTGCGAACGACCACACTCGACCCGTCGCCGAACTCAGAAAATATCTCTCCTGAGCAGCCCGTATCGCCTGTTTCAGCGATTCGGTCGGGAGTTTCTGAACGGGCGAATCAATGGCCGTACCATCAAGATCAAAAATTATGGCTTTTTTCTTCATAATGTCTTCCACGGGCTTGTATCCTCCCTCTTTAAAGCCTTATCATTCGCCTTGATCTGAATCTGCTGTTGTGGCTGGGTCATAAAAATAATTTTTATAGACTAAAGAATGACTCTACGCCATTGGTGCTAGCGCGCATAAAATCGGTGAATCCTTTTTTATATAGTTCTATTTTGATTCCCGGAAATTTTTCAGCAGTGAGATTAGCATTTGGAGATACAATCCCAAAAGGAATTTCGCTTTTCTGAAAATTTTTATTAATTAAATCAACCAGGTAATCATCTCCCGCCTTCCATCCAATTATTAAAATTCCGTCAATTTTTTCAAAGGAATCGGTCAATAACTTTACATGTCGTTCTGGGCATACAAAATTTTTCTTATCAGTAATAGGAATTGCTAGTGAAGGCACGGAGTAACGATGTGTTGTTGTAGTCCCAATTTTAAGAATCTTACGATAATGTCCATCGATATATATCTCCTCATCTAATTCAGTGATCTTTAAATCATTGTGAATCCGCTCTGCATGCCTATAAAGGTATTCGTCATTTTTTGGTGCGAGATGTGAATCACTTTCATCGACGATCTGGATCCAATTGTACGCTCCGTGAATCTTAATAACTTTCAAGTGTGCATCACTAATGTAATCATCAACCCTTTGAAAGCCATTGGAATTGTTATAAAAGCTGAGATTCTTCTCGAAAAGTAAGTCATAATTAAAATTTACTACAATGGCGTTGCCACCGCAGTAGTCACCCAATCGATCTATAAGTCCACGATAATTGTTGACAGGGCTAAAATAGTTATTACTTATCTCCCTAAATAGATCCCTTAAGTACAGTCTTAGGGCAATAAGTTGCTGATATCTCTCCTTATTCCGTGGCGCATATTCGTTTTGAATTTTAGTTAAAAATTTCTCAAAATCTCCAATTGCTTCGTCTGTCATGCTTGAAGCAATACCAGAAACTATATTATTTGTTGCGATAAACTGCTTAAATCTTTCATGAAAGAGATCCTTCGTAAGTGGTGGTTTCAATCTAAAATCAATGCCACCGGCTACACTCAAGGAATTAAACCTATCCTCAACATAGTCGAATGCGGCGCCTGCTCCCAAAATAATTAGTGGATATTTCATAAATTAAGCGGGGCAAAATGCCCCGCTTTTTTACTCTTACTTCTTTTCTTCCTTTGGTGCTTCTTCGGCTGGCTTCTCCCCGTCTGAAGCCGAGGCAGGCTCTACTTCAACATCTTTCGGCAAGGCTGACGAATCGGCAGGAGTGATCTTCACCGGGGCGGCGAATGCTTCTGCTTTGGGGAAATTCGTGAGTGCCACGAGGAACAAGACGAGGGTGAAGAGGAGTGGGACATGGGCAGACGTGGCCGTCAGGAGAAAGCAGAAGGCGAGCGGAGCCGGGAGGAGATAGAGCGTCGAGAGATAGGCCCGACCATAGGTGAGTTGCTGTTTGCGAATGCTCGCGGCGATCCAGACGACAAGGGCGCCGAAGAGTGCATACAGAAGATAGGCGATCCAGACGCCCAGGTACATGAGAGCCGGCATGAAGAACATGAGCACCAAGAGCCCCGTCCGAGCCACCGCGAAGCCGCGCTCCACCCACTCTGCGAACCGGGCCGGGGTCACGATGAGACGGTCATTGAACCCAGCTTCCTTCAGATTGAAGATGCGTGTTTCGCCGCGATCTGGATTATGAAAGCCAACTTCCTGTGCCCCGAGGATAGCGACCGTATCGAGCTCAGCAAAGTCAGACTGATTGATCGGTTGTTTCGTGTCGATCACGAGGAGATTTGCTGGTAGCTCTTCTCTGACGCAGCGGCGCATGTCACACTCAGCCATTGCGCGCCAGGCTTCGGGGAGTGGAATCACTACTGGTCCTGCTTGATTCGTGGTGACTGTATCGCGATTCACGGTGAGTGTCAGATCATCTGGATAGAGTCCAGCGACGATGCTCTTTTGCACTTGCCACTCTCCCGAACGGATTGACTGGATGACCGTCACCGCACTCGGGAGCATGGAAAGCACAGCCATCACAACGAAACAAAGTACCGTCAGCGAGTAAAAGTGCAGACTCTGACCGAAAGTGAAGGTCTGGGCACGGAAGAAATTCGGCCGATAGAAGATGTCCTTGATACGCTCGATCATAGATTTGTGATTATGAATAGAAGCAGGGCCGAGACCCTGCTTCTATTCTACTCCTTACTTCCCATCTGCCTTCGCATCCGAGGCAGGCTTTCCTTCATCTTTCGGCTTCTCCCCGTCTGAAGCCGAGGTGGACTCTACTTCGGCGTCTTTGGCCTGGCCTGCATCTGCCGAAGCGTCAGAAGCATTGCCAGCAGGGCTTCCTTGAGCTGCAGAAGCAGCTTGGGCCTCTTGTGCAGCCTTATACAGCTTCTCGCCGATCTTTTGGGCGGCCTGGGACAGTTCCTCAGTTGCCTTCTTGATGGCCTCCACATCCTGGCTATCTTTCAGGTTTTTCAAGGCTTCCAGCTTTTCCAAGACGGGTTTGCGCTCATCATCGGTTAGCTTGTCGCCCGCGTCCTTCATGGCTTTTTCGGTCGAGTAGGACAGCGTGTCTGCCATATTTTTCACTTCGATCAGCTCTTTCTTTTTCTTGTCTTCTTCGGCGTGGAGCTCGGCGTCCTTCTTCATCTTTTCGATCTCGTCCTTGGAGAGACCAGTACTGGACTCGATGCGGATAGACTGGGTCTTGCCACTCGCCTTGTCTTTGGCCGTCACAGACAAGATACCCGACGCGTCGATGTCAAAGCTGACTTCAATCTGCGGGATGCCACGCGGTGCTGGTGGGATACCGTCGAGGACGAAGCGGCCGAGCGATTTGTTGTCGGTGGCCATCTCACGCTCACCCTGGAGGACATGAATTTCGACTTGCGGTTGATTATCGACCGCGGTGGAGAAGGTCTGGCTCCGTGTTACGGGGACGGTGGTATTGCGATCGATGAGGGGGGTGCGGACACCGCCGAGTGTCTCGATACCGAACGTGAGTGGCGTCACATCGAGGAGGAGTACATCTTTCACGCTCCCCTCGAGCACGCCGCCCTGGATGGCAGCACCGATGGCGACGACTTCATCCGGGTTCACGGTGATGTTCGGCTTCTTGCCGAAGAACTTCTCAACCGTCGCGAGAACAAGCGGCATACGGGTCATCCCACCGACGAGCACGATTTCATTGATATCACCGACCGAGAGCTTGGCATCGGCGAGGGCTTTCTTTACAGGCTCAAGTGTCCCTTCAATCAAGTCGTGAACGAGTTCCTCGAGTTTGGCCCGGGTGAGTTTGATGACGAGGTGCTTCGGACCGTCGGCACCGCTGGTGATGAACGGCTGATTGATTTCGGTTTCTTGCGCGGTAGACAATTCGATCTTGGCTTTCTCAGCGGCTTCCTTGATGCGCTGGAGGGCAAGCGGGTCTTTGGACAAGTCGATACCCTCCTGCTTCCGGAACTCATCGAGGATCCAGTGGATCACTCGCTGATCGAAGTCATCACCACCGAGATGGGTATCACCATTGGTCGACTTTACTTCAACCGTATCAACGGTATCGGTTGAGACTTCGAGGATGGAAATATCGAAGGTCCCGCCCCCGAGATCATAGACGGCGATCTTTTCGTCTTTCTTCTTGTTGAAACCATAGGCGAGAGCTGCGGCGGTCGGCTCATTGATGATACGACGGACATTGAAGCCAGCAATCTCACCCGCCTCCTTGGTCGCTTTGCGCTGCGAGTCATCAAAGTAGGCCGGGACGGTGATGACAGCATCGGTGATTTTCTCACCGAGTTTCTCCTCCGCATCGGCTTTGAGCTTGGCCAGAACCATCGCGGAGAGCTCCTGCGGGCTGTACTCCTTACCGCCCATGACGATCTTCACGCCCTCGCCGGCCTGCACGATCTTGTAGGGAAGCGTCTTCATGTCGCGCTTCACTTCGTCGTCATTGAAGTGACGGCCGATGAGGCGCTTCACGGAGAATAGGGTGTTCTCGGGATTGGTGACAGACTGGCGCTTGGCGAGGAGTCCGACGAGGCGCTCCCCGGTCTTCGAGATCGCGACCATACTGGGTGTGGTGCGATTGCCTTCCTTGTTTTCGATGACACTGGGGGTGCCACCTTCGACGAACGCCATCGCCGAGTTAGTGGTCCCGAGGTCGATGCCGAGTATCTTTGCCATATGTTTGTACTTAGATAAGTTACGTTGATTACTTACAATTTGTCATTTCGAGTGAGTCCGCGAATCGAGAAATCTTGCTTTTTTGGATTGAGATCCTTCGACTCGAAGACTCGCTCAGGATGACAGTCACGAGGTGACCGTCACTTTTGCGGGAC
This is a stretch of genomic DNA from Candidatus Moraniibacteriota bacterium. It encodes these proteins:
- a CDS encoding DUF1189 family protein, which translates into the protein MIERIKDIFYRPNFFRAQTFTFGQSLHFYSLTVLCFVVMAVLSMLPSAVTVIQSIRSGEWQVQKSIVAGLYPDDLTLTVNRDTVTTNQAGPVVIPLPEAWRAMAECDMRRCVREELPANLLVIDTKQPINQSDFAELDTVAILGAQEVGFHNPDRGETRIFNLKEAGFNDRLIVTPARFAEWVERGFAVARTGLLVLMFFMPALMYLGVWIAYLLYALFGALVVWIAASIRKQQLTYGRAYLSTLYLLPAPLAFCFLLTATSAHVPLLFTLVLFLVALTNFPKAEAFAAPVKITPADSSALPKDVEVEPASASDGEKPAEEAPKEEKK
- the dnaK gene encoding molecular chaperone DnaK, which encodes MAKILGIDLGTTNSAMAFVEGGTPSVIENKEGNRTTPSMVAISKTGERLVGLLAKRQSVTNPENTLFSVKRLIGRHFNDDEVKRDMKTLPYKIVQAGEGVKIVMGGKEYSPQELSAMVLAKLKADAEEKLGEKITDAVITVPAYFDDSQRKATKEAGEIAGFNVRRIINEPTAAALAYGFNKKKDEKIAVYDLGGGTFDISILEVSTDTVDTVEVKSTNGDTHLGGDDFDQRVIHWILDEFRKQEGIDLSKDPLALQRIKEAAEKAKIELSTAQETEINQPFITSGADGPKHLVIKLTRAKLEELVHDLIEGTLEPVKKALADAKLSVGDINEIVLVGGMTRMPLVLATVEKFFGKKPNITVNPDEVVAIGAAIQGGVLEGSVKDVLLLDVTPLTFGIETLGGVRTPLIDRNTTVPVTRSQTFSTAVDNQPQVEIHVLQGEREMATDNKSLGRFVLDGIPPAPRGIPQIEVSFDIDASGILSVTAKDKASGKTQSIRIESSTGLSKDEIEKMKKDAELHAEEDKKKKELIEVKNMADTLSYSTEKAMKDAGDKLTDDERKPVLEKLEALKNLKDSQDVEAIKKATEELSQAAQKIGEKLYKAAQEAQAASAAQGSPAGNASDASADAGQAKDAEVESTSASDGEKPKDEGKPASDAKADGK